One region of Quercus lobata isolate SW786 chromosome 2, ValleyOak3.0 Primary Assembly, whole genome shotgun sequence genomic DNA includes:
- the LOC115966322 gene encoding uncharacterized protein LOC115966322, with protein MRWFNGLKTNSINSYKQLTQAFGSRFITNSRAPRPLSLLLSLSMREGETLKAYSDRYWEMYNEMDENFDDVSISTFKSGLPTEHGLRKSLTSKLVTSVRQLMDRIDKYKRVEEDQLELVHQVLEKIKNEPFFKWPNKMAGDSIKRNRSLYCQYHQEHEYTTEDCRNLWNHLDQLVREGKLRHLLHPSSGHQGQEDDHAKGPD; from the exons atgaggtggttcaacggcttGAAGACGAACTCCATAAATTCCTATAAGCAGCTTACCCAAGCCTTTGGCTCTCGTTTCATTACGAatagtagggctcctcggcctttAAGCTTGTTGTTGTCATTGTCCATGCGTGAGGGAGAAACTCTAAAAGCATACTCGGACAGATATTGGGAAATGTACAATGAGATGGATGAAAACTTTGATGATGTCTCCATTAGCACTTTTAAAAGCGGTCTCCCAACCGAGCACggcttgaggaaatccttgactaGTAAGCTTGTCACCAGTGTACGTCAACTTATGGACCGgattgacaaatacaaaagggtggaagagGACCAGCT AGAACTAGTACAtcaagttttggagaaaatcaagaacgagccattcttcaagtGGCCGAATAAGATGGCTGGAGACTCCATAAAGCGCAATCGGAGTCTGTATTGTCAATACCACCAAGAACACGAATATACTACAGAAGATTGCAGGAACCTTTGGAACCACCTTGATCAGTTGGTTCGAGAAGGGAAACTGAGGCACCTCTTGCATCCTTCCAGTGGTCATCAAGGCCAG GAAGATGATCATGCCAAAGGGCCAGATTAG